From the Entomomonas sp. E2T0 genome, one window contains:
- a CDS encoding tyrosine-type recombinase/integrase, which yields MTFSSILTYQMLLESYLATRVIRPSTESSYRASIRKLENGLASYCADKWIKFDTDVNSLTQSQVAKWRSYELVNGLCANSWNTHVRHLKAIFNHAIDVGLLTMDRNPFYKMAITSPNKRKKTLSLHQVTQARLFLAGAQLDEEKGKEVGKLHPVWFWQTVFETFYYTGMRRNQLIHLKVGDVHLKNQLIKIRIEGSKTWREYEIPISNQLLPYLEQLLWRASLLSFKAEDQLFNVNRFSEHKNSRMSKVMTVDRVSNVFEYISKRIGIQVSPHRFRHTLGTDLMKEPERNLHLVKELLGHTNIKTTLEYVEPDLNSIKTLLDHRG from the coding sequence ATGACTTTTTCTAGCATTTTAACCTATCAAATGTTACTTGAAAGCTATCTCGCTACTCGTGTTATTCGCCCTAGTACTGAAAGCAGTTACAGAGCGAGTATCAGAAAGCTTGAAAATGGTTTAGCGAGTTATTGCGCTGATAAATGGATTAAGTTTGATACTGACGTAAACAGTCTTACACAATCTCAAGTAGCGAAATGGCGAAGCTATGAATTAGTAAATGGACTCTGTGCCAATAGTTGGAACACTCATGTGAGGCACTTAAAAGCTATTTTTAATCATGCTATTGATGTGGGCTTATTAACAATGGATCGCAATCCATTTTATAAGATGGCCATTACTTCACCTAACAAAAGGAAAAAGACGCTATCGTTGCATCAGGTAACACAAGCGAGACTGTTTTTAGCAGGTGCACAACTGGATGAGGAGAAAGGCAAAGAGGTAGGAAAACTACATCCTGTGTGGTTCTGGCAAACAGTCTTTGAAACCTTTTACTATACTGGGATGAGACGTAATCAACTGATACACTTAAAAGTGGGTGATGTTCACTTGAAGAACCAGTTGATTAAGATCCGTATAGAAGGTTCTAAAACATGGCGTGAGTATGAGATTCCTATTAGCAATCAACTACTGCCCTATTTAGAACAATTGTTATGGCGAGCGAGTTTATTGAGCTTTAAAGCAGAGGATCAGCTGTTTAATGTGAATCGCTTTAGTGAACATAAAAACTCTCGCATGAGTAAAGTAATGACAGTGGATCGGGTTTCTAATGTGTTTGAGTATATATCAAAGCGAATAGGTATACAGGTTTCACCTCATCGTTTTCGACATACACTGGGTACGGATTTAATGAAGGAGCCTGAACGTAATTTACATTTAGTAAAAGAATTATTAGGCCATACCAATATCAAGACAACCCTTGAATATGTAGAACCTGATTTAAATTCTATTAAAACGTTACTTGATCACAGAGGCTAA
- a CDS encoding phosphoribosylanthranilate isomerase: MVVTRIKICGITRVEDALAAVEAGADAIGLVFYAPSPRAVTIDQAEKICKALPPFITTVGLFVNASYEEVSVISSKLSLGLLQFHGEESAAYCEQFNQPWIKALRVQPSTNIREAMQPYNKAQGILLDSYVAGVQGGTGTTFDWSLIPQQTEKPIVLAGGLTIENVQQAVQIVKPYAVDVSGGVEITKGIKDHNKIKAFINKVKSSL; encoded by the coding sequence ATAGTTGTGACACGTATTAAAATCTGTGGGATCACTCGTGTAGAAGATGCTTTAGCTGCTGTTGAAGCAGGTGCTGATGCAATAGGTTTAGTATTTTATGCTCCCAGCCCACGCGCTGTAACCATAGACCAAGCGGAAAAAATCTGTAAAGCATTACCTCCTTTTATTACTACAGTAGGTTTATTTGTTAATGCTTCCTATGAGGAAGTATCTGTTATATCTAGTAAACTGTCTTTAGGCTTATTACAATTTCATGGCGAGGAATCAGCAGCATATTGTGAGCAATTTAATCAACCATGGATAAAAGCATTAAGAGTACAACCTTCTACTAATATCAGAGAAGCTATGCAACCTTATAATAAAGCACAAGGTATTTTATTAGATAGTTATGTTGCTGGTGTACAAGGCGGGACAGGTACTACTTTTGATTGGTCATTAATTCCTCAACAAACAGAAAAACCTATTGTATTAGCAGGCGGTTTAACTATAGAGAACGTCCAACAGGCTGTACAAATAGTTAAGCCTTATGCTGTCGATGTAAGTGGTGGCGTTGAAATCACTAAAGGTATTAAAGATCATAATAAAATAAAAGCCTTTATTAATAAGGTAAAAAGCAGTTTATAA
- the mobH gene encoding MobH family relaxase codes for MLKKLLGKIGINVGKSFTAEPHTLSEGYLLPQSADQLLATELRQALINHIWQHTSLSRDNFQKIYVNPIEKYAALVQQFPASETHHHAYLGGLLDHGLELVGHALKLRQSYLLPPGAAPEDQAVQGDAWTAAIAYGGLLHDIGKIAVDIEVQLQDGSQWHPWLGAIKQPYRFRYLQNRDYHLHDMAVGLLCHHIIDTDMLNWLCSYQELWSNFLNLVAGNYENAGLLGEIVDKADRVSTAKNIGANPEKAIAAPVNSLQKKLITGLKQLIKTQFNINKTPGNGWLTQDGLWLMSKTTADSLRAYLLSQGFDGIPSKNSILFDELQSYQIIQANPVDDRAIWTVAVSDETGKWQQEFSLIKVNPSLIWASDEKPELFKGQIEVIQKEETNPTTTKAVNKTVTNKKVADNFNFDELANITNTVNVASPSPTPLNLSKTNADDDTDDILSLFDMDTNEVVAENTLTVSIDNQSIEEPSIEVSLFDSNFDGNNATEVVDACVDLYLNDNSTAALDSSNLVFNLDEPLTKTSLGEMFIQWLKQRISTHKLKINDADAKVHIIQDKLFIVSPSIFQRFSFEYPELAKVIDNNKKEPWKVIQSSFERLKIHIKREDDLNIWQCSVIGPRKKGQIIKGYLLKTSLVFTEFTPNNNPFLELITEA; via the coding sequence ATGCTTAAGAAACTACTGGGAAAAATTGGAATCAATGTTGGTAAATCATTTACAGCTGAACCACATACTCTATCTGAAGGCTATTTATTACCTCAGTCTGCTGATCAATTACTAGCTACTGAATTACGTCAAGCATTGATTAATCATATTTGGCAGCATACGTCTTTATCTCGTGATAATTTCCAGAAGATTTATGTTAATCCTATTGAGAAATATGCTGCACTGGTGCAACAGTTCCCTGCTTCTGAAACACATCATCATGCGTATTTAGGTGGACTTCTTGATCATGGCTTAGAATTAGTGGGTCATGCGTTAAAGCTAAGACAAAGTTATTTATTACCCCCTGGTGCAGCACCAGAAGATCAGGCAGTACAAGGTGATGCTTGGACAGCTGCTATTGCTTATGGTGGTTTATTGCATGATATAGGTAAAATTGCAGTAGATATTGAAGTGCAATTACAAGATGGTTCACAGTGGCATCCTTGGTTGGGAGCTATTAAACAACCCTATCGTTTTAGGTACTTACAAAATAGAGATTATCACTTGCATGATATGGCAGTGGGTTTGTTATGCCATCATATTATTGATACTGATATGCTCAATTGGTTATGCAGTTATCAAGAGCTTTGGAGTAATTTTCTTAATTTAGTGGCAGGTAATTATGAGAATGCAGGGCTTTTAGGTGAGATCGTAGATAAAGCCGATAGAGTTTCTACTGCTAAAAATATTGGGGCTAATCCTGAAAAAGCTATTGCTGCTCCTGTTAACTCTCTCCAGAAGAAGTTGATTACAGGCCTTAAGCAGTTAATTAAGACTCAGTTTAATATTAATAAAACACCTGGTAATGGTTGGCTTACTCAGGATGGTTTATGGTTAATGAGTAAGACCACAGCAGATAGTTTAAGAGCTTATTTACTGTCTCAAGGGTTTGATGGTATTCCTTCTAAAAATAGTATTTTATTTGATGAGTTACAATCCTATCAAATTATTCAAGCTAACCCAGTGGATGATAGAGCTATTTGGACAGTTGCAGTGAGTGATGAAACGGGTAAATGGCAACAAGAGTTTAGTTTAATTAAGGTGAATCCTTCTCTCATTTGGGCTTCCGATGAGAAACCAGAGTTATTTAAAGGTCAAATTGAAGTTATCCAAAAAGAGGAAACTAATCCAACAACTACAAAAGCTGTTAATAAAACAGTAACTAATAAGAAAGTTGCAGATAATTTTAATTTTGATGAATTAGCTAATATAACTAATACAGTTAATGTAGCTAGCCCGTCCCCCACCCCATTAAATTTGTCTAAGACTAATGCAGATGATGATACTGATGATATTTTATCGTTGTTTGATATGGATACTAATGAAGTAGTTGCTGAAAATACTTTAACGGTAAGTATTGATAATCAATCCATAGAAGAACCGTCAATTGAAGTTAGTTTATTTGATAGTAATTTTGATGGTAATAATGCCACTGAAGTGGTTGATGCTTGTGTAGATTTATATCTTAATGATAATTCTACAGCTGCTCTCGACTCTTCCAATCTAGTCTTTAACTTAGATGAACCTTTGACTAAGACTTCATTAGGGGAAATGTTTATTCAGTGGTTAAAACAACGTATTAGTACACATAAACTAAAAATCAATGATGCCGATGCTAAGGTGCATATCATCCAAGATAAATTATTTATTGTCTCTCCTAGTATTTTTCAACGCTTTTCTTTTGAATATCCTGAATTAGCAAAGGTGATTGATAACAATAAAAAAGAGCCTTGGAAAGTCATTCAAAGCAGTTTTGAACGACTAAAAATACATATTAAACGAGAAGATGATCTTAATATCTGGCAATGCAGTGTGATAGGACCTAGAAAAAAAGGACAAATCATTAAAGGGTATCTACTTAAGACTTCTTTAGTGTTTACCGAGTTCACACCAAATAACAATCCATTCCTTGAATTAATAACAGAGGCCTGA